The proteins below come from a single Arthrobacter crystallopoietes genomic window:
- the ligD gene encoding non-homologous end-joining DNA ligase: MASEATTLIVKGPHGERDMRISSPSRVLWPELGLTKLDLARYIADVGEAFVAANGDRPVSLQRYPEGIDGEMFFSKNPPKGAPEFVRSVKVVYPSARSHPQLVIDEPAAAVWAVQMNTIVFHPWPSRAGNSDNPDQLRIDLDPQPGTDFDDAVPAALELRSVLAEAGLTAFIKTSGNRGLHVFAPIEPTREFLDVRHAVIAAARELERRMPQQITTNWWKEERGERVFVDFNQANRDRTMAGAYSPRALAHAPVSCPLEWDELETADPKQFTIATVPDRLRTIGDPWADMHASPGTIDVLLKWWERDLAAGLGEMPFPPDYPKMPGEPPRVQPSRAKKTS, encoded by the coding sequence ATGGCCAGCGAAGCAACGACGCTCATCGTTAAGGGACCCCACGGCGAGCGGGATATGCGCATTTCCAGTCCCAGCAGAGTGTTATGGCCCGAACTGGGCCTGACGAAGCTGGACCTCGCCCGTTACATCGCCGACGTGGGCGAGGCATTCGTCGCCGCAAACGGGGACCGGCCCGTCTCCCTCCAACGGTATCCGGAGGGGATCGACGGCGAAATGTTCTTTTCCAAGAACCCGCCCAAGGGTGCGCCCGAATTCGTACGGTCCGTGAAGGTGGTCTACCCCAGCGCCAGATCGCACCCCCAGCTGGTCATCGATGAACCAGCCGCCGCCGTCTGGGCCGTGCAGATGAACACGATCGTCTTCCACCCCTGGCCCTCGCGCGCCGGGAACTCGGACAATCCCGACCAGCTGCGCATCGACCTCGACCCGCAACCCGGGACCGACTTTGACGACGCCGTTCCCGCGGCCCTGGAACTTCGATCGGTACTCGCCGAAGCCGGACTGACCGCCTTCATCAAGACGTCAGGCAACCGTGGGCTGCACGTGTTCGCGCCGATCGAACCTACCCGCGAATTCCTGGACGTCCGCCACGCCGTGATAGCGGCCGCCCGCGAGCTAGAACGCCGCATGCCACAGCAGATCACCACCAACTGGTGGAAGGAAGAACGCGGAGAACGGGTCTTTGTGGACTTCAACCAGGCCAACCGGGACCGGACCATGGCCGGTGCCTACAGTCCGCGGGCCTTGGCCCATGCCCCCGTTTCCTGTCCACTTGAGTGGGACGAGCTGGAAACGGCGGACCCGAAGCAATTCACTATCGCCACGGTGCCTGACCGGCTCAGAACCATCGGCGATCCGTGGGCGGACATGCACGCCAGTCCCGGCACCATCGACGTGCTCCTGAAATGGTGGGAACGGGATCTGGCGGCAGGGCTCGGTGAGATGCCGTTCCCGCCCGATTACCCGAAGATGCCGGGTGAGCCGCCGCGGGTACAGCCGAGCCGGGCGAAGAAGACGAGCTAG
- a CDS encoding glutamine synthetase family protein, translated as MVANELAFIATNDLCATTRGRSMPLPELDMETGCGWVPANLGVHAFGQIARDSPFDATGDLRLMPDERSLTRFDGIPGRPPITVLLADITHLDGSEWSCCPRTFLRRAIRDLREETGLSVFGAFEHEFMLVADDAPEPPLSLQAMLRAEPLGTELVGILAAAGLQPENWLAEYGAHQYKITVKASDALTAADRAVLLRDIVRNLFHAVGKHASFAPLLDPDRVGNGVHVHFSLRDLDGRPVMHDITRPGGLSAAAGAFAAGIIRHAPAIVAFTAASEVSYLRLAPNRWSATHAFLGNHNREAMIRVCPTIQTGGRTPTFQLNLEFRAGDATGNPWLVLGLLIRAGLEGIRQGLEAPAVLDRPVQEFSDKQLTAAGIARLPASLPEALQHLGSDQVVRKWFSEDFLKVFHAVREDELRLLDGLDPAAKCKLYADVY; from the coding sequence ATGGTTGCGAACGAGCTGGCGTTCATTGCAACGAACGATCTGTGCGCGACCACCCGGGGCCGTTCGATGCCCTTGCCGGAACTGGATATGGAAACAGGCTGTGGCTGGGTTCCGGCGAATCTGGGCGTTCATGCCTTCGGGCAAATAGCCCGGGACAGTCCGTTCGATGCCACCGGTGATCTGCGGTTGATGCCAGACGAGCGCTCGCTCACACGGTTCGACGGGATACCGGGCAGACCGCCCATCACTGTGCTTCTTGCTGATATCACCCACCTGGACGGCTCCGAGTGGTCCTGTTGCCCGCGCACCTTCCTGCGACGCGCCATCAGGGACCTCAGGGAGGAAACCGGACTGAGCGTTTTTGGCGCGTTCGAGCACGAATTCATGCTGGTGGCCGACGACGCGCCGGAACCGCCCCTGTCCCTGCAGGCCATGCTCCGGGCCGAACCGTTGGGGACCGAACTGGTGGGAATCCTCGCGGCTGCCGGGCTGCAGCCTGAGAACTGGCTCGCGGAGTACGGCGCCCACCAGTACAAGATCACGGTCAAGGCCAGCGATGCCCTGACCGCCGCCGACCGTGCGGTGCTGCTGCGTGACATCGTTCGGAATCTTTTCCACGCGGTTGGCAAGCATGCCAGCTTTGCGCCGCTGCTGGATCCGGACAGGGTGGGAAATGGGGTCCATGTCCATTTCAGCCTGAGGGACCTGGACGGTAGGCCCGTGATGCATGACATCACCCGGCCAGGCGGTCTATCGGCAGCCGCCGGGGCCTTCGCAGCCGGAATCATCCGCCATGCCCCGGCGATCGTCGCCTTCACCGCCGCCAGTGAAGTCTCCTACCTGCGGCTGGCACCCAACCGTTGGTCTGCCACGCACGCTTTTCTGGGCAACCACAACCGCGAAGCCATGATACGGGTGTGCCCCACCATCCAGACGGGTGGGCGGACGCCGACGTTCCAACTGAACCTCGAGTTCCGGGCCGGAGACGCAACCGGCAACCCCTGGCTTGTCTTGGGGCTGCTGATCCGGGCCGGATTGGAGGGAATCCGGCAAGGACTGGAAGCACCCGCCGTCCTGGACCGCCCGGTGCAAGAGTTCAGCGACAAGCAGCTGACGGCCGCAGGTATCGCACGGCTGCCGGCGTCGCTGCCGGAAGCATTGCAGCATCTCGGCTCGGACCAGGTTGTCCGTAAATGGTTTTCCGAAGACTTCCTGAAGGTATTCCACGCCGTCCGGGAGGATGAACTCCGCCTGCTCGACGGCCTGGACCCGGCAGCAAAGTGCAAGTTATACGCCGATGTCTATTGA
- a CDS encoding nuclear transport factor 2 family protein: MSGNLEAWITGYRQAWESNKPDDIRALFTEDAEYRTDPWVKPWRGHEEIVAGWLEKKDEPGNTAFEWSELVSTPDVSIIQGTTVYRDGPTYSNLWVIKLTAEGRAQAFTEWWMDQSNPS, translated from the coding sequence ATGAGCGGCAATCTTGAGGCATGGATCACGGGCTATAGGCAGGCATGGGAATCGAATAAGCCGGACGATATCCGCGCACTGTTCACCGAAGACGCCGAGTACCGGACCGATCCGTGGGTAAAACCGTGGCGGGGACACGAGGAGATCGTGGCCGGGTGGCTGGAGAAGAAGGATGAGCCGGGCAACACGGCCTTCGAATGGTCCGAACTGGTCTCCACCCCGGACGTGTCGATCATCCAGGGCACCACGGTTTACAGGGACGGGCCGACCTACAGCAATCTGTGGGTGATCAAGCTAACGGCCGAGGGCAGGGCCCAAGCCTTCACCGAGTGGTGGATGGACCAGAGCAACCCTTCATAA
- a CDS encoding inorganic phosphate transporter, whose product MDLTLMVVLVIALALFFDFTNGFHDTANAMATPIATGAIKPKAAVLLAAILNLVGAFLSTEVAQTISGGLIREGDGGIQISPVMIFAGLIGAIVWNMITWLLGLPSSSSHALFGGLIGAAIVGAGFAAVDYGVVVSKLLLPAVLAPLIAGTVAYLGTKLAYAITRRQGSSAAPKRGGFRYGQIFSSSLVALAHGTNDAQKTMGVITLVLIAGGFQSAGSGPVFWVIAACGLAIALGTYSGGWRIIRTMGSGLTEVKPAQGFAAETSTASAILASSHLGFALSTTQVASGSVIGSGLGRKGAKVRWNTAGRIGIGWLLTLPAAGGVGALAAWVAHLGVAGIIIDTVAGILIILGMYVVSRRSKVGHDNAISDVDQAGEVVKIKRKRKKKKDRLEAGQ is encoded by the coding sequence GTGGATCTCACCTTAATGGTCGTGCTTGTCATAGCACTGGCCTTGTTCTTCGACTTTACGAACGGCTTCCACGACACGGCGAATGCGATGGCAACCCCCATTGCCACCGGTGCCATCAAACCCAAGGCTGCGGTCCTGCTGGCGGCCATCCTGAACCTGGTGGGCGCCTTCCTGTCCACCGAAGTGGCGCAGACCATCTCCGGCGGGCTGATCAGGGAAGGCGATGGCGGAATCCAGATCAGCCCCGTCATGATCTTTGCCGGCCTGATCGGGGCCATTGTGTGGAACATGATCACGTGGCTGTTGGGGCTGCCCTCGAGCTCCTCGCACGCCCTGTTCGGCGGCCTGATCGGGGCCGCCATCGTCGGTGCCGGATTCGCCGCGGTGGACTACGGCGTCGTTGTCTCCAAACTCCTGCTTCCGGCCGTGCTCGCGCCGCTGATCGCCGGCACCGTGGCCTACCTGGGCACCAAGCTGGCGTACGCCATTACCCGGCGGCAGGGAAGTTCTGCTGCGCCCAAACGCGGCGGCTTCCGCTATGGACAGATCTTCTCGTCGTCGCTGGTGGCGCTGGCGCACGGCACCAACGATGCACAGAAAACCATGGGCGTCATTACCCTGGTGCTGATCGCCGGCGGCTTCCAGTCGGCCGGCAGCGGCCCGGTTTTCTGGGTGATTGCCGCCTGCGGCCTGGCCATCGCCTTGGGCACGTACTCCGGTGGCTGGCGGATCATCCGCACCATGGGCTCGGGGCTGACCGAGGTGAAGCCAGCGCAGGGTTTCGCCGCCGAGACCTCCACTGCGTCCGCCATTCTGGCGTCGTCGCACTTGGGTTTTGCGCTCTCCACCACGCAGGTGGCTTCCGGCTCGGTGATAGGTTCCGGGCTGGGACGCAAAGGGGCGAAGGTGCGCTGGAACACCGCGGGCCGGATCGGTATCGGCTGGCTGCTGACCCTTCCTGCCGCCGGCGGCGTCGGTGCACTGGCTGCTTGGGTGGCCCACCTCGGCGTGGCGGGCATCATCATCGACACAGTCGCGGGAATCCTGATCATCCTCGGAATGTACGTCGTTTCCCGACGGTCCAAGGTCGGCCATGACAACGCCATTAGCGACGTGGACCAGGCAGGCGAAGTAGTCAAGATCAAGCGCAAACGCAAGAAAAAGAAGGACCGGCTGGAGGCAGGACAATGA
- a CDS encoding dihydrofolate reductase family protein, with product MARTLYYVASSLDGYIADENDKLDWLFRFNDAEGVADTYKSFIAGIGAIVMGSQTYKFILDQGGGDAWEYGQMPTWVFTHHELPGIAGADITFVRGDISLFHANIVADAGDKDVWVVGGGSLAAQYLDAGLLDELIVTYVPVAIGRGKSLLPVGSATEPAQLLGSRTLGAGMVELSYRFTTGGPRTEADQ from the coding sequence ATGGCACGCACGCTCTACTACGTTGCAAGCTCGCTGGACGGGTACATCGCCGACGAAAACGACAAGCTGGATTGGTTGTTCCGGTTTAACGACGCCGAAGGCGTAGCAGACACCTACAAGTCCTTCATCGCCGGGATCGGCGCCATTGTCATGGGCTCCCAGACGTACAAGTTCATTCTGGACCAGGGCGGTGGCGATGCCTGGGAATACGGTCAAATGCCTACCTGGGTCTTTACGCACCACGAACTGCCGGGCATCGCCGGCGCGGACATTACCTTTGTCCGCGGAGACATCTCGCTGTTCCACGCGAACATCGTTGCCGACGCCGGAGACAAGGACGTCTGGGTGGTCGGCGGTGGTTCCCTGGCCGCACAATACCTGGATGCCGGGCTGCTGGACGAGTTGATTGTCACATACGTGCCGGTCGCCATCGGCAGGGGAAAGAGCCTGCTGCCCGTGGGGTCGGCGACGGAACCTGCCCAGCTGCTGGGATCGCGGACCCTGGGCGCCGGCATGGTGGAACTAAGCTACCGCTTCACCACTGGCGGACCCCGAACCGAAGCGGATCAGTAG
- a CDS encoding hotdog fold thioesterase, whose amino-acid sequence MSDNFTPEAVPAAAPDLTDELVSAGVPVELRPWLRHMGVGALVVKMGIVFSHMSAERMVATMPVEGNTQVAGILHGGAHTVMAETLGSFAAAIHAGPDRHALGIEVSATHHRAAAAGLVTGTATAIHLGRTLTVHEVVMTDDQGRRLSTARITNMIRDHA is encoded by the coding sequence ATGAGCGACAATTTCACACCGGAAGCGGTGCCGGCGGCAGCACCGGACTTGACTGACGAGCTGGTTTCCGCAGGGGTGCCAGTGGAGCTGCGTCCGTGGCTGCGGCATATGGGCGTTGGTGCCTTGGTAGTGAAAATGGGGATCGTTTTTTCGCACATGAGCGCCGAGCGGATGGTGGCCACCATGCCGGTCGAGGGCAATACGCAGGTGGCCGGGATTCTGCACGGGGGCGCGCATACGGTGATGGCGGAAACCCTAGGCTCCTTCGCCGCTGCCATCCACGCCGGACCTGACCGGCACGCGCTGGGCATCGAGGTCAGTGCTACCCATCACCGTGCCGCGGCCGCGGGGCTGGTGACCGGTACGGCCACCGCCATCCATCTGGGCCGGACGCTGACGGTCCACGAAGTGGTTATGACCGATGACCAGGGGCGCAGGCTTTCCACCGCCCGCATCACCAACATGATCCGGGACCACGCTTAA
- the polA gene encoding DNA polymerase I, whose amino-acid sequence MGTRLAPVSETNKPVSPAGDTLTATAAALEENSSQERKRLLVIDGHSMAFRAFYALPADKFSTDTGQHTNAVYGFTSMLLVMIREHKPTHVAVAFDLDTPTFRDQEYSEYKGGRSKTPQEFHGQVDLIIKLMEAMRIPTISMDGFEADDIIATLATQGEAAGWDVLVVSGDRDAFQLITDNVTVLYPKKGISDIPPMDAAAVEAKYFVSPSRYSDLAALVGETADNLPGVPGVGPKTAAKWINQYGGLDGILENLDAIGGKVGEALRANVEEVKRNRRLNHLLRDMDLPVNLETMLLQQPDRDAIEELFDALQFNTLRKRLIDTFGGEEQEEDTEVHAPQHVVLTSEKELDDWLDSTNQLPVAVQLVTEQTTAGDDAVGLALVSPSAAAYVAFEGLDADAERRLAEWLEDLDAPKVIHDFKSAYKLLSVRGLELAGVIDDTAISAYLIQPDRRNYDLADLAQYHLKLSVASAAASGGGQLELSLGEDDVAAPAVAKAFASLELSEHFAGQLIERGANQLLAGLDLPLSWVLARMELDGIAVAVDKLDGLLDGFSSTINAASSEAFRIIGKEINLGSPKQLQTVLFDELELPKTKKIKTGYSTDADALNDLIAKTQHPFLVQLLAYRDASKLKQTVEGLKKSVAEDGRIHTTYAQTVAATGRLSSNNPNLQNIPVRSEEGRRIREVFIVGEGYETLLTADYSQIEMRIMAHLSGDEGLIQAFRQGEDLHRFVGAHIFGVAPEEVTSEMRAKVKAMSYGLVYGLSSFGLSKQLKISVDEARTLMKDYFARFGAVRDYLRGIVEQARKDGFTSTIEGRRRYLPDLNSDNRQLREMSERAALNAPIQGSAADIIKKAMLGVDAGLRAHKLSSRMLLQVHDELVLEVAPGERQIVEKLVREQMAAAAELTVPLDVSVGVGSNWNEAGH is encoded by the coding sequence ATGGGAACTAGGCTGGCACCTGTGAGTGAAACTAACAAACCGGTGTCCCCGGCCGGCGATACGCTGACGGCCACGGCTGCAGCCCTTGAAGAAAATTCCAGCCAGGAACGAAAGCGGCTGCTGGTCATCGACGGCCATTCCATGGCGTTCCGGGCGTTCTACGCCCTGCCGGCGGACAAATTCTCCACCGATACCGGGCAGCACACCAACGCTGTGTACGGTTTCACCTCGATGCTGCTGGTCATGATCCGCGAGCACAAGCCGACGCATGTGGCGGTGGCCTTCGACCTTGACACCCCGACGTTCCGGGACCAGGAGTACAGCGAGTACAAGGGCGGCCGGAGCAAGACTCCGCAGGAATTCCACGGCCAGGTGGACCTGATCATCAAGCTCATGGAGGCCATGCGGATCCCCACCATCTCCATGGACGGCTTCGAGGCCGATGACATCATCGCCACCCTTGCCACCCAGGGCGAAGCGGCCGGCTGGGATGTGCTGGTGGTCTCCGGCGACCGGGATGCGTTCCAGCTCATCACGGACAACGTGACCGTGCTCTATCCGAAGAAGGGCATCAGCGACATCCCGCCCATGGATGCCGCGGCCGTGGAGGCCAAGTACTTCGTTTCCCCGTCCCGCTACTCGGATCTGGCGGCGCTCGTCGGCGAGACCGCGGACAATCTCCCCGGCGTACCGGGCGTGGGTCCAAAGACGGCCGCTAAATGGATCAACCAGTATGGCGGGCTGGACGGCATCCTGGAGAACCTGGATGCCATCGGCGGCAAGGTCGGTGAAGCGCTCCGGGCCAATGTCGAGGAGGTCAAGCGCAACCGCCGGCTCAACCACCTGCTCAGGGACATGGACCTGCCGGTCAACCTGGAAACCATGCTTCTGCAGCAGCCGGACCGGGATGCCATCGAGGAACTCTTCGATGCCCTCCAGTTCAACACACTGCGCAAGCGGCTGATCGACACCTTTGGCGGCGAAGAGCAGGAGGAGGACACCGAGGTCCACGCACCGCAGCACGTGGTTTTGACAAGCGAGAAGGAACTGGATGACTGGCTGGACAGCACCAACCAGCTCCCGGTTGCCGTGCAACTGGTCACCGAGCAAACCACCGCAGGGGACGACGCCGTGGGGCTGGCCTTGGTGAGTCCCTCTGCTGCCGCTTACGTTGCCTTTGAAGGCCTCGACGCCGACGCCGAGCGCCGGCTCGCCGAGTGGCTGGAGGATCTGGATGCGCCCAAGGTGATCCACGATTTCAAGTCGGCCTACAAGCTGCTCTCCGTCCGTGGCCTTGAACTGGCGGGCGTCATTGATGACACGGCGATCTCCGCATACCTGATCCAGCCGGACCGCCGCAATTATGATCTGGCCGACCTGGCGCAGTACCACTTGAAGCTGTCGGTAGCGTCGGCGGCAGCGTCCGGTGGCGGCCAACTGGAGCTGAGCCTTGGCGAAGACGACGTGGCGGCTCCAGCCGTCGCAAAAGCATTCGCCTCGCTGGAACTGAGCGAACACTTTGCCGGCCAGCTCATCGAGCGCGGCGCGAACCAATTGCTGGCCGGGCTGGACCTGCCGCTGTCGTGGGTGCTTGCCCGGATGGAGCTGGACGGTATCGCCGTCGCCGTAGACAAGCTGGACGGCCTGCTGGACGGCTTCAGCTCCACCATCAATGCTGCCAGTTCGGAAGCTTTCCGGATCATCGGCAAGGAGATCAATCTCGGTTCGCCGAAGCAGCTCCAGACCGTCCTGTTTGACGAGCTGGAACTGCCCAAGACGAAGAAGATCAAGACGGGTTATTCCACGGACGCGGACGCGCTGAACGATCTGATCGCCAAAACGCAGCATCCGTTCCTGGTGCAGCTGCTCGCTTACCGGGATGCCAGCAAACTCAAGCAGACGGTCGAAGGGCTGAAAAAGTCCGTGGCGGAGGACGGCCGTATCCACACCACGTACGCGCAGACGGTGGCGGCCACCGGGCGCCTGTCGTCGAACAACCCGAACCTGCAGAACATCCCTGTCCGTTCCGAAGAAGGCCGCCGCATCCGCGAAGTCTTCATCGTGGGCGAGGGCTACGAAACGCTGCTCACGGCGGACTACTCGCAGATCGAAATGCGCATCATGGCGCACCTCTCCGGCGACGAGGGACTGATCCAGGCCTTCCGCCAGGGCGAGGACCTGCACAGGTTCGTCGGCGCCCACATCTTTGGCGTGGCCCCGGAAGAGGTCACCAGCGAGATGCGCGCCAAGGTGAAGGCGATGTCCTACGGCCTCGTGTACGGCCTGAGCTCCTTCGGGCTGTCCAAACAGCTGAAGATTTCGGTTGACGAGGCACGGACGCTGATGAAGGACTACTTCGCGCGGTTCGGCGCCGTCCGGGACTACCTGCGCGGCATCGTCGAGCAGGCACGCAAGGACGGTTTTACCTCCACGATTGAAGGCCGCCGCCGCTACCTGCCGGACCTGAACAGCGACAACCGCCAGTTGCGCGAAATGTCGGAACGCGCCGCCCTGAATGCGCCCATCCAGGGCTCGGCAGCGGACATCATCAAGAAGGCCATGCTCGGTGTCGATGCCGGGCTCAGAGCCCACAAGCTGTCGTCAAGGATGCTGCTGCAGGTGCATGACGAATTGGTGCTCGAGGTCGCCCCGGGGGAGCGCCAGATTGTGGAGAAGCTGGTGCGGGAGCAGATGGCGGCAGCAGCAGAGCTGACTGTTCCGTTGGACGTGTCGGTCGGAGTCGGCAGCAACTGGAACGAAGCCGGCCACTGA
- a CDS encoding GNAT family N-acetyltransferase — protein sequence MDTNAATASSTLRIEQFPADTEGGIPSSRFQGWFDAVDAGFHESSPDAAHLAEYAKGYAADNRVLWGVYDDEPRPGVWSPDIPVATYATMVNSMNVGGGRLLDAHQITAVTVRPTHRRRGLLRRLITSDLEQAARSGLGIAALTASEATIYGRFGFGAATFTREVEVDVQERFGLRTPPAGTVEMADPASLQQLGPEIFARFHASTPGSVARQYAYAKRISGRWGHDKPEPDKSIRAAVHYDSSRTPQGYVSYRFAGWSKEPYTMKVVDLVAATGESYRELWRYLGSIDLVQRISWSLAPVEDPLPWALQDGRGYAAKSAEDVLWLRILDPVHAFQARHYDGEGRLALEIVDPLGLAAGRFLLEAAGGKARVHPLAPDDAVDLSVDVDVLGSLYLGGVRAGTLAAAGRLPGATEDAIGKLERIFTTRAQPYCITHF from the coding sequence GTGGACACCAACGCGGCTACCGCATCCTCGACTCTGCGGATTGAACAGTTCCCAGCGGATACTGAGGGCGGCATTCCCTCGTCCCGCTTCCAAGGCTGGTTCGACGCCGTCGACGCAGGTTTCCATGAAAGTTCTCCCGATGCGGCGCACCTAGCCGAATATGCGAAGGGCTACGCTGCGGACAACCGCGTGTTGTGGGGAGTTTACGACGACGAGCCCCGCCCCGGCGTGTGGAGTCCCGATATCCCGGTGGCCACGTACGCCACTATGGTCAACAGCATGAATGTCGGCGGCGGCCGCCTGCTCGATGCCCACCAGATCACCGCCGTGACGGTCCGGCCCACCCACCGCCGGCGCGGACTGTTACGCCGCCTGATCACCAGCGATCTCGAACAGGCTGCCCGCTCCGGTCTGGGCATCGCCGCACTCACCGCATCCGAAGCGACGATCTACGGGCGCTTTGGTTTCGGGGCAGCAACTTTTACCCGCGAGGTGGAGGTGGACGTCCAGGAGCGTTTCGGCCTCCGGACGCCGCCGGCCGGAACGGTCGAGATGGCGGACCCGGCCTCCCTGCAGCAGCTCGGGCCCGAGATCTTTGCCCGGTTCCACGCGAGTACTCCAGGTTCGGTGGCCCGGCAGTATGCCTATGCGAAGAGAATCTCGGGCCGATGGGGGCACGACAAACCGGAACCAGACAAATCGATCCGGGCGGCCGTTCACTACGACAGCAGCCGAACTCCCCAGGGGTACGTGAGCTACCGGTTCGCCGGTTGGTCCAAGGAACCGTACACGATGAAGGTCGTGGATCTGGTAGCAGCCACCGGGGAAAGCTACCGGGAACTGTGGCGGTATCTGGGCTCCATCGACCTGGTGCAGCGCATCAGCTGGTCCCTTGCCCCGGTGGAGGATCCGTTGCCGTGGGCGCTGCAGGACGGCCGGGGATACGCGGCCAAATCAGCCGAAGACGTGCTCTGGCTACGTATTCTGGATCCGGTCCATGCGTTCCAAGCGCGTCATTACGACGGTGAGGGCCGCCTCGCGCTGGAGATTGTTGATCCGCTCGGGCTGGCTGCAGGGCGGTTCTTGCTGGAGGCCGCCGGCGGAAAGGCACGGGTGCATCCACTGGCACCGGACGACGCGGTGGATCTGAGCGTTGACGTCGATGTGCTGGGTTCGCTCTACCTCGGCGGCGTCAGGGCCGGAACCCTCGCAGCCGCCGGCAGGCTGCCCGGTGCAACGGAGGACGCCATCGGAAAGCTTGAGCGGATTTTCACCACCAGGGCACAGCCGTACTGCATCACGCACTTCTGA